The window NNNNNNNNNNNNNNNNNNNNNNNNNNNNNNNNNNNNNNNNNNNNNNNNNNNNNNNNNNNNNNNNNNNNNNNNNNNNNNNNNNNNNNNNNNNNNNNNNNNNNNNNNNNNNNNNNNNNNNNNNNNNNNNNNNNNNNNNNNNGGCAATACTGATATGTAAATACGTCATTTCTGAAAAGCGCCAATACGGGGATACGTTTGACTATTCTTCTATTCTTTTAAATAAAAAATATGTTATCAATTAAGCATCAAGCCATTTAGCATACATTTAGTCATTGCAGTCCATTATCTTCAACTACCAAAGAATTGAGCTGCTAAAACAACGAATATTAtggtacagagggagtatcttcTAATCCATGATTCCAACAAAAGGAAGAACCAACAGCCAAAGGGTAGCAGCAACTTACCAAACATAAAAGTTAAGTTAGAGAGAAAGGGAGGAGAAGGAAACCAGCAGCCTTCCATTAGATAGAATTCTACAGGATAGTGTGGGGGAGAGGAGCGGGAGCACCGGAGAAAGGAGCCCACCACCGGCACTACTAAAGCCTGAGAGGTATTGGGGACGTATACGCTAGTTGCTGGAAGTATCGGTTTCTTCTTGGTCATAGTCATCATAAATTATGACCTCTAGCTTGCTTGTTGATAGCAATCTGCATTGTTTTGCCAACTCAACGCTGCAATTGTCGATTTCCAGTTCCACCAGCGAAGGTGGGAGTTCCTCCTGCAGAAGCCTTAATATGCTGCTACATCTTATGATCTTCAATTTCTTGAGGGCAGGAAGACAACGCAGTCCTGCAGGAAGATGCACGAGGTACCCACAATCATCAAACACTAGCTCTTGAAGGGACTTGTGGAGCAGAAGCGCGCTCTCCTGATCATCTGTTAGTCTCCTGGTCTCGCACTTCAAATTTTGAATTATTAGGCTCTGGAGACAGGTGAGCCCCTTGCAGATTGATGTGGTAAGGAGGGACAAGTCACTAGTTATAAATAGATCCAGTTGAGATCCTAGGTGATAGCCATTCCCTGATATACCACGAAAAACTGATTTTTTGCATACATTCAAATGCCTGAGTTTCACGAGGTGAAGGCCCTCTATTGCGATGATCCCTCCACAGTCTTCAATTCTCAAATCTTCCAGAGACGTGCAGGAATGCAGCTGTAGAGAATCCAATGGCTTAAGCTGAGTTTCCAAGTTGTGAGCTTTCTCGAACAGATCAAACACCCTGAGTGCGCTGCACTTCCGGATCTCCAGTACCCTTAAACTAGACACCAGACCCGCCAAGGAAGTGCAGGAACATCTCTCCAACCCGGACATGTTAACTAAAACTAGCTCCTCCACTGACGGAATCAGTACTTCTCTTACTCCCCACATGTTGGTTAACTTCAATGTTGTGAGGAATGGAAGGTTTTCCAGAGATAGAACTGCTTGCTTTTCTCTGCAATTCTCTAGACACACATTCTGCAAGGCAATGAAAGTAGCATTATCCCGAACAGCAGAATTATCATACAAGTGAACTTGAGGCGAGCAGCTCCCCTGCTCACCATGACCATCGAGTTTTAGATATCTAAGATGTATAAGATTCACCAAACTATACCGGAATGAATGGAAATCAGCAGATGTTGCAGAAATTTGCAATGCACGCAAATTATATGCCTTTCGGAAAACTTCTTCGAAGAAGGAAGGTTCATACTGCCCAATCAACACAAATGTCCTTAGTTTTTCCACTGTTGTAAATATGCTCTGTATTTTTTCTTCAAACTTTTCACTACCAGGTATGTTCCCAGTCTGACCATCCGTTACTATAGACAAATGATGTATGGTTGGCAATATTTCATTGTACTGCAGACCATCCATAGCAGCACACTCTGTTTTTGAAACTACCCTAGCCAAATCATGCATAAGAACAGACATAGCAAAGTAAGTTTGAGTATGGCCAGAAGGGAGTTCTTTTCTTTCAACTTGCTCGAAGAAACCAAGGTTTACCAAGTCACACAGATAGCGCCGCCCTTCTTCCCGTATCATACTTGAATGGCTACCCTTCACAAATCCCTGTGAAATCCACATACGTAGCAGCTCCTCAGCAAGAAAATGATAACTGTAGGGGAATATGGAGCAATAAGAGAAGCATTGCTGTAAATTGTAGGGCAGCTGATCATAGCAAAGCTTCAAAGCAGACATGATGCCACTACTGAGTTGTAGAGATTTCCAATCTTCGTTCTTCAGAATATTATTCCAATGATCAACGGTAAGATGCTCTCTTAACAGTGTCCCTGCAGTTTCTGCAGCTAATGGGTTTCCCTGTAATCTTTTTGCTATCTGCCGTCCAAGCTCACCCAGACTAGCTTGCTCTTCATAGTTCTCGTCGCCAAATGCACACGCTTTGACCATTAGCCAGAAATCATCATTTTCCAAACCATCTAAGTTAATCGGTCCAGTTGTACCTCTCTTTTTGGCAACAGATGGTATTCTAGTTGTCACAAGTATCATGCTGCCCTTTGCATTGTCCGGCATAAAAGGAGCCAGTAGTTGGTTCCATTGGCAATCAGTTATGTCATCCCAAATATCATCCAAAATAAGGAGAACCCTCTTTGATTTAACACGATCCTTCAAGACTTCCGGAAGCTTGGGAAACCTGCATCGCCCTTTATGTGCTCCCTGGGAGACAAAATCTAACATCTCTCTTGTGACTCTGGTTTCATCGAAGCTGCTAGAGACCCAGATCCATATCCAGAGGTCAAATTGACTTTTCAAATCTGGATCATTGTATACTAGTTGAGCCAGAGTCGTCTTCCCAACCCCTGCAATGCCTACGATTGGGAGAACAGTTACCCCAACATCTGATTTGCGTTCTTTTATCAACTCTATGATGTAACTCTTCTCTTGAGCTCTCCCATACACTTTCCCTTGAACAAGACTTGATGTGCCCCGGCGCGGGTTTGACATGGTTGTACTCTGGCAACGATTTGGACCTGCACGAGTCGTTGGCCCAAGCATCTTGAGAACACGTCGCACATTCCCTCGGGTATCTCGCAACTGACCAGTTATGTCTTGTATCCTTTCTGAAATTCGGTCCTTGCTCCAAGGGCCTGTGTTGGTTGCTGTGACATCTGCTGAATCCTTGccccttctcctttttcttctGGATGAACTATCAGCAGTTGCATTTCTGGTAGTGCCACAGGTGCTGCGTTAAAATATATGGAGTGAATTGGCTATTCGAATCACATTGGACTGTTTACTCAGATGTATAAAAACCAATAATCCTACACCTACGAGCAGATTACATACCATTTGCAAAACGTAGAAAAAAAAACCCGTAGGTCTAGCATTACTCTTTAAAACAGAGTCTTGTAAATGTGCAAGGTATGAAGCATTTTTAGTCACCTTGAAGAACTTTGTCCATCAATTCCTTTGGGATGGCGCCATCGATCTGCACCAGAAGAAACCATGGACTCGAAATTAGTATGGTGGTGCACGATAAATAGAAAAAATGTTGGAAGTGGAGTAGTAATTAACACAAACAGGTGGCGTGCTCGTTCTGATGTTGAGGCAGGCATTTACCTCCTTGGAGCTCCTTCTGGAGCCTGTAGCAGTCGAGCTCGTCGACCACTTCGTCGGCGGCGTAGAGCAGCTCCTTGAGGGCTGCGAGGGATCTGGCCAGCGATCTGTTTCGGATCTCAGACCTGGCGTTCACGGCGGAGACGACCCCGTCGACTTGGTCGATCTCGTCCCTGAGCCCCTCCACCTCGCCGGCGAGCCCTGCTTGGCGAATCCACCCGTCCAGCTTGCTGAGGCTGGGAAGGATGGTGTGCAGCAGCCATCGAATCGCGGCCTGCAGGGAACTGGTGTCGTCTGCCGCCTCCATTCCGTCGGCAGATCTCACAACGGCGGACGATGAGGGGCGGAAGGGGGGAAGCACGGACCGAGTTTAATTTGGCAGCTACTAGTAGTGCCGATGGGTTCAGACCTTCAGATTACATCAGACCAGACCGGTGAGCGAGCTAGCTGAGGGGTTCAGAGGAGGAAGAACGAGGTTTCATACCCAATTTTTTGTTCTTTTTTGGGTCTTTTTCTAAGGTCACCTTCACTAATGCCTTGTTGGGTTAATCCTCTTCTTAAGGTGACTGGAGGGAACCAACATGTGGTTTGATGGTTAGGGGCACACTGATATCCTCAGTTCATCAGCCTATAAGTCCTGGTGCTCGTATTATTTATGGATTTATTTCAGAATCTCGGGCGATACGCTTTTAGTGGAAGGATACATTCCCATCGATGACAAGGCGGCTgcgatgacttcgtaaatctcaagatgatatgtcggctcaataTCTCGGAAGTGCTTATAGGGGTAGGTGTGTGTTTTTTTTTTCATAGTGATCAGTGTATGCATATATGTATGAGCGCTTATGTCTGTACTGCGTTAAAAAAAAGGACTAAAGGGGACTCTGCCTTTTTCTCTTCTACATGTCTATGAAGTTTTGTAAAACCCAAACACCTCATAGATAGATAGGGATTTAAGAGCATCGAGCCGAGCACCCCAAACCACCTTCAAACGAGTCTAGACGGATGACCGGTAAAAAAAAAGTGCTAAATGAGCGCCTCAAACGATTGTCAAACGACTAGATTGAAtaacacccctcatatccagctcaAATATAAAGCGGATATGATATGCCCGGGCGCGTCTGTCACGTCGGACCCGACATGCCTACCCCATCATAAATTACACCAAATCCACCCTCGACCTGCTGGATCCATTTGCTCTCTCCCCTGTTCTTTCTCCTTTGCGCTGGACATCTCACAGCTCCCCTGCTGCCCTTGTCAGTGATACGAGGGCGCCAAGGCCACACCATGCAACGCAGCGGGCAGCGTGCCTCCATAGGGCCAGATCTCGTGGCTCCAGATCCAGCCGATGGAACCGCATGAGCTTCGCCGGCGACACCGCGGTCGGCGGCAAGACGAGGATGGAGGAAGGTTGCAGCGGTTCCTAGGGTATTGCCCCATGTGTCACTACAGGAGCGCGATGCGGTTTATTTTCGGGAAAGAATCGTTTGAGTGTGGATGGATAGAGTATTTCACAAAAAGCTACCACATTTAGACCGACTCGAACGAAaaactatcatttttcttcttttttttcaaaaataccactctacaactatatttttttttaaaaaaactacaAGTGTCTGATTTGGCTCGTATAAGCAGGTTTATGGCAGGGATGGCCCACATGTAAGCATTGATGTGGCATAATAGTCAAACTCTTTTAAATTGACAGGTATGACATgtgaggcccacatgtcagtgtcaataaaatgcttttatattatgggacggaaggaATAGTAGTTAGGCCAATTGGGCCCGTGGTGGACTATGGCCCATCTAACCAAAAACTAATGTGTAGTTAGGCTACTCAAACCACATGACCCGCTCGACCGGCGGCGCGGCGGACAGCTCGCGAGGAGCTCGAGGTAGGATGGACGTGGCGAAGCGCAGGCCGGGTGTGGCAAATGGTGGAGCTCGGGTGGCGGTGCTCAGGGCCGATGAGGGCGAGGCGCGGATCCGGTACGGATGGCGCTAGCGAGCTCCCAACGGGGATGGGGTTGAGAGCATCTCCACTAGTGCCCCCAAGAAGCCTCCCCAAGCCACTTTTTGGGCGCCGGCGGGCAAAAATCGCCTCACTCGGGCCCCCAACTCGTCGTTTTTCGCCGATAGAAGCAAAAATTCCCGTCGGCAACCCCATACGACACCCAGCGCACCGGGGGCTCCTGGGGGGCTTAATTTCGCCTTTTTTGGGCGCTGGCCCACCTGCCAGCGGCTCTCCCCTCTCTCCCGTCTCCACGTGCTCCCTAGAGCGCTGGCCCACCCACGtgatccctcctctctctctctttccctccaCACACGCGGGCACCGAACCCCACTCCCGTCCCCGCC is drawn from Triticum dicoccoides isolate Atlit2015 ecotype Zavitan chromosome 6B, WEW_v2.0, whole genome shotgun sequence and contains these coding sequences:
- the LOC119325347 gene encoding putative disease resistance protein RGA3 isoform X1; protein product: MEAADDTSSLQAAIRWLLHTILPSLSKLDGWIRQAGLAGEVEGLRDEIDQVDGVVSAVNARSEIRNRSLARSLAALKELLYAADEVVDELDCYRLQKELQGDRWRHPKGIDGQSSSSTCGTTRNATADSSSRRKRRRGKDSADVTATNTGPWSKDRISERIQDITGQLRDTRGNVRRVLKMLGPTTRAGPNRCQSTTMSNPRRGTSSLVQGKVYGRAQEKSYIIELIKERKSDVGVTVLPIVGIAGVGKTTLAQLVYNDPDLKSQFDLWIWIWVSSSFDETRVTREMLDFVSQGAHKGRCRFPKLPEVLKDRVKSKRVLLILDDIWDDITDCQWNQLLAPFMPDNAKGSMILVTTRIPSVAKKRGTTGPINLDGLENDDFWLMVKACAFGDENYEEQASLGELGRQIAKRLQGNPLAAETAGTLLREHLTVDHWNNILKNEDWKSLQLSSGIMSALKLCYDQLPYNLQQCFSYCSIFPYSYHFLAEELLRMWISQGFVKGSHSSMIREEGRRYLCDLVNLGFFEQVERKELPSGHTQTYFAMSVLMHDLARVVSKTECAAMDGLQYNEILPTIHHLSIVTDGQTGNIPGSEKFEEKIQSIFTTVEKLRTFVLIGQYEPSFFEEVFRKAYNLRALQISATSADFHSFRYSLVNLIHLRYLKLDGHGEQGSCSPQVHLYDNSAVRDNATFIALQNVCLENCREKQAVLSLENLPFLTTLKLTNMWGVREVLIPSVEELVLVNMSGLERCSCTSLAGLVSSLRVLEIRKCSALRVFDLFEKAHNLETQLKPLDSLQLHSCTSLEDLRIEDCGGIIAIEGLHLVKLRHLNVCKKSVFRGISGNGYHLGSQLDLFITSDLSLLTTSICKGLTCLQSLIIQNLKCETRRLTDDQESALLLHKSLQELVFDDCGYLVHLPAGLRCLPALKKLKIIRCSSILRLLQEELPPSLVELEIDNCSVELAKQCRLLSTSKLEVIIYDDYDQEETDTSSN
- the LOC119325347 gene encoding putative disease resistance protein RGA3 isoform X3, encoding MEAADDTSSLQAAIRWLLHTILPSLSKLDGWIRQAGLAGEVEGLRDEIDQVDGVVSAVNARSEIRNRSLARSLAALKELLYAADEVVDELDCYRLQKELQGDRWRHPKGIDGQSSSSTCGTTRNATADSSSRRKRRRGKDSADVTATNTGPWSKDRISERIQDITGQLRDTRGNVRRVLKMLGPTTRAGPNRCQSTTMSNPRRGTSSLVQGKVYGRAQEKSYIIELIKERKSDVGVTVLPIVGIAGVGKTTLAQLVYNDPDLKSQFDLWIWIWVSSSFDETRVTREMLDFVSQGAHKGRCRFPKLPEVLKDRVKSKRVLLILDDIWDDITDCQWNQLLAPFMPDNAKGSMILVTTRIPSVAKKRGTTGPINLDGLENDDFWLMVKACAFGDENYEEQASLGELGRQIAKRLQGNPLAAETAGTLLREHLTVDHWNNILKNEDWKSLQLSSGIMSALKLCYDQLPYNLQQCFSYCSIFPYSYHFLAEELLRMWISQGFVKGSHSSMIREEGRRYLCDLVNLGFFEQVERKELPSGHTQTYFAMSVLMHDLARVVSKTECAAMDGLQYNEILPTIHHLSIVTDGQTGNIPGSEKFEEKIQSIFTTVEKLRTFVLIGQYEPSFFEEVFRKAYNLRALQISATSADFHSFRYSLVNLIHLRYLKLDGHECVSRELQRKASSSISGKPSIPHNIEVNQHVGRNGYHLGSQLDLFITSDLSLLTTSICKGLTCLQSLIIQNLKCETRRLTDDQESALLLHKSLQELVFDDCGYLVHLPAGLRCLPALKKLKIIRCSSILRLLQEELPPSLVELEIDNCSVELAKQCRLLSTSKLEVIIYDDYDQEETDTSSN
- the LOC119325347 gene encoding putative disease resistance protein RGA3 isoform X2, whose translation is MEAADDTSSLQAAIRWLLHTILPSLSKLDGWIRQAGLAGEVEGLRDEIDQVDGVVSAVNARSEIRNRSLARSLAALKELLYAADEVVDELDCYRLQKELQGDRWRHPKGIDGQSSSRNATADSSSRRKRRRGKDSADVTATNTGPWSKDRISERIQDITGQLRDTRGNVRRVLKMLGPTTRAGPNRCQSTTMSNPRRGTSSLVQGKVYGRAQEKSYIIELIKERKSDVGVTVLPIVGIAGVGKTTLAQLVYNDPDLKSQFDLWIWIWVSSSFDETRVTREMLDFVSQGAHKGRCRFPKLPEVLKDRVKSKRVLLILDDIWDDITDCQWNQLLAPFMPDNAKGSMILVTTRIPSVAKKRGTTGPINLDGLENDDFWLMVKACAFGDENYEEQASLGELGRQIAKRLQGNPLAAETAGTLLREHLTVDHWNNILKNEDWKSLQLSSGIMSALKLCYDQLPYNLQQCFSYCSIFPYSYHFLAEELLRMWISQGFVKGSHSSMIREEGRRYLCDLVNLGFFEQVERKELPSGHTQTYFAMSVLMHDLARVVSKTECAAMDGLQYNEILPTIHHLSIVTDGQTGNIPGSEKFEEKIQSIFTTVEKLRTFVLIGQYEPSFFEEVFRKAYNLRALQISATSADFHSFRYSLVNLIHLRYLKLDGHGEQGSCSPQVHLYDNSAVRDNATFIALQNVCLENCREKQAVLSLENLPFLTTLKLTNMWGVREVLIPSVEELVLVNMSGLERCSCTSLAGLVSSLRVLEIRKCSALRVFDLFEKAHNLETQLKPLDSLQLHSCTSLEDLRIEDCGGIIAIEGLHLVKLRHLNVCKKSVFRGISGNGYHLGSQLDLFITSDLSLLTTSICKGLTCLQSLIIQNLKCETRRLTDDQESALLLHKSLQELVFDDCGYLVHLPAGLRCLPALKKLKIIRCSSILRLLQEELPPSLVELEIDNCSVELAKQCRLLSTSKLEVIIYDDYDQEETDTSSN